The Thermotoga neapolitana DSM 4359 sequence GGGAAAGAAAAACGACTGGCTGAAAATGCGACTGGACAGATCTGCTACGGCTCTGTACTTTGCTTTCAGGTAGATCTGGTCTCCAGCGTACGTAAGAACGAAAGACAGTGCATAGAGAAATCCAAGAAGGTAGATCGTGTTTAACCTCAGTTCCAGTCCGGCCAGCCCATCGATGACATCTCTCACAAGAAGAGGGATGAAGAAATCGAACACGACCGAAGACGTTGCAAGAAAGCCACCTATAACTATGAGCACCAGAAAACGCTTTCGAATCAGAGAGTAAAAGCGAAGAATTTTCTGGATACTCCTGAGATTCATGACTTTCCCTCCCTGGTGTTCTGGAAGATTTTTCAGAAAGGCCTTCCCATCACCAATGTTCGCTAATACATATCGATGTTTCCGTACTTTCTTGCTGCAAATTCAATCAACCGCAGTGTGAAATAGGCCAAAACGAGGTATGCAAGACCTACTGCCGCTTCCCAGGCACTTGAAATCCAGGCCTTCATTTTAAATCCTTGCAGAGCGTATATTATGCTTTCGACCGAACGCGAAAGCGGCAAAAGCTGTGAAAGCCATCTGAAAAACACGGGCAGTCTTTCTATAGGAAAACTTGCACCGCTCAAAATGAAAACCAACATCTCTGCAACACCAAGAAGCATGTTGATATCTCTCGTCAGCAGTCCAAGAGCTGCCACCGTCATTCCGAAACTGCTCAGAGCCAGTACACCTATCGTCATATGGGCAAAAAGGCTCGCAGTAATGGAGGGATCAAGTTTTAAAAAGCAAAATGAAACAGCCAGTCCCAGAATCACCGTGGCCAGTGCATCGATTA is a genomic window containing:
- a CDS encoding ABC transporter permease, with amino-acid sequence MRLLRHFWISYKGVSLWLNWKAYAAEKIINPIFRLLFYSTLLAYGYKTLHDARAFIIANIMALSSISVFKGLGIIFFSERDQGSLIFFVVSPSSKFKVMLKKMPFHIIDALATVILGLAVSFCFLKLDPSITASLFAHMTIGVLALSSFGMTVAALGLLTRDINMLLGVAEMLVFILSGASFPIERLPVFFRWLSQLLPLSRSVESIIYALQGFKMKAWISSAWEAAVGLAYLVLAYFTLRLIEFAARKYGNIDMY